A window from Thalassophryne amazonica chromosome 15, fThaAma1.1, whole genome shotgun sequence encodes these proteins:
- the LOC117526054 gene encoding protein FAM13A-like codes for MGAGAMTICHNKTAVLVKEDMKKIVQIPVLWPMEMSPKQSKLFGVSLLELRERGLVQGGVPVVVRRMVEHLRKYGLHQEGLFRVSGSVCAVESLKQRLDSGEDVDFSEADTSTVASLLKRFLRDLPEGLVESTVQRALIQNYQGMSS; via the exons CACAACAAGACAGCGGTGCTGGTAAAGGAAGACATGAAGAAAATAGTCCAGATTCCTGTCCTGTGGCCAATGGAAATGTCCCCTAAACAAAGCAAGCTGTTCGGAGTGTCCCTGCTTGAGCTGCGTGAGCGAGGCCTGGTGCAGGGCGGCGTGCCTGTGGTGGTACGGAGGATGGTGGAGCATCTCCGCAAGTATG GCCTACACCAGGAGGGTCTGTTCAGAGTGAGTGGGAGTGTGTGTGCAGTGGAGTCCCTCAAACAGCGCCTGGACAGTGGAGAGGATGTGGACTTCTCTGAAGCCGATACAAGTACAGTGGCCAGCTTGCTAAAACGGTTTCTTAGAGACCTGCCTGAGGGGCTGGTTGAGTCCACAGTCCAACGGGCACTGATACAGAACTATCAAGGTATGTCAAGCTAG